A stretch of the Glandiceps talaboti chromosome 23, keGlaTala1.1, whole genome shotgun sequence genome encodes the following:
- the LOC144453045 gene encoding muscle M-line assembly protein unc-89-like isoform X2, translated as MSKPCISILMGLLVICMTNATGFDTFDTFFFDSKVQKDLSEQYFFVTEPSDTRARVGSVAILHCAVGNKKGLVAWVKTTGANERVIVSLDNSIIIPDPNLMIGSRIGGRDFDLVLTNVAPRDEGFYTCFVSAGGKDSPIVSASALLTIEDY; from the exons ATGAGTAAACCTTGTATTTCCATATTAATGGGCCTGTTGGTTATTTGCATGACAAATGCCACTGGATTTGATACTTTCGATACATTCTTTTTTGACTCAAAAG ttcaGAAAGACCTATCTGAACAGTACTTCTTTGTGACTGAGCCTTCAGACACAAGAGCACGTGTTGGCAGCGTCGCAATATTACACTGTGCTGTAGGAAACAAGAAAGGGCTTGTAGCGTGGGTGAAAACCACAGGTGCAAACGAAAGAGTAATCGTGAGTTTGGATAACTCCATAATTATCCCGGATCCAAACTTGATGATCGGCAGTCGAATCGGAGGCCGAGACTTCGATCTTGTACTCACGAATGTGGCACCAAGAGATGAAGGTTTCTACACGTGTTTCGTTTCAGCTGGCGGGAAAGACTCGCCTATTGTATCGGCAAGTGCATTGCTTACTATTGAAGATTACTAG
- the LOC144453045 gene encoding muscle M-line assembly protein unc-89-like isoform X1, translated as MVCSFPGYATKMSKPCISILMGLLVICMTNATGFDTFDTFFFDSKVQKDLSEQYFFVTEPSDTRARVGSVAILHCAVGNKKGLVAWVKTTGANERVIVSLDNSIIIPDPNLMIGSRIGGRDFDLVLTNVAPRDEGFYTCFVSAGGKDSPIVSASALLTIEDY; from the exons ATGGTG TGCAGTTTTCCAGGATACGCCACCAAGATGAGTAAACCTTGTATTTCCATATTAATGGGCCTGTTGGTTATTTGCATGACAAATGCCACTGGATTTGATACTTTCGATACATTCTTTTTTGACTCAAAAG ttcaGAAAGACCTATCTGAACAGTACTTCTTTGTGACTGAGCCTTCAGACACAAGAGCACGTGTTGGCAGCGTCGCAATATTACACTGTGCTGTAGGAAACAAGAAAGGGCTTGTAGCGTGGGTGAAAACCACAGGTGCAAACGAAAGAGTAATCGTGAGTTTGGATAACTCCATAATTATCCCGGATCCAAACTTGATGATCGGCAGTCGAATCGGAGGCCGAGACTTCGATCTTGTACTCACGAATGTGGCACCAAGAGATGAAGGTTTCTACACGTGTTTCGTTTCAGCTGGCGGGAAAGACTCGCCTATTGTATCGGCAAGTGCATTGCTTACTATTGAAGATTACTAG
- the LOC144453128 gene encoding liver carboxylesterase 1F-like: protein MILACDVNALQKPEQCCSEVWTGRRGTMKLSVVFLALALLGFAHSDPTAETPLGDILGIYAPGELDVTYFRGIRYGQAPVGDQRFKAPLSVTPWAPAVYDATEFGPSCPQNISSFPDWMKMALPNEDVDEDCLFLNVYVPSKTIPPPEKYPVMVFIHGGGFSFGQGMLYESTTLSGLFDVVVVTINYRLGAFGFISTGDEHSPGNYGLHDQILALNWVQENIAAFGGDTELVTIFGESAGGISTSILANSPKAGGFHRFISQSGVAHPGLIIPTERATEFAYNIGYNAGCNTTENPDLTDHALLMDCLRGLTSNELYEATGNMILAPVEDGDIIPSLAELMESGKMQDYDFMAGTLSWEAAIVTTAVPGLDDGEMARPLFNALVRAEVQIMYDENHDQIGDAAIYQYTDWYNEDDNAIRLSNYRHFFNDMTFLAPTVHLLREHAQRGILPPQPTSLTYHYYFDYCPSFYQGPDYVDGAEHAIELVFVFGHLLTGHFAPFVNMTFPQNELDLAFNMATYWTNFAKTGDPNKPNTPPLEWPAFDNDDQKFIEFTVDMTTEHISGENFRADDVAFWLEYATGLHTDICPAEEINEVPDRPSMTFANLSDEEATTAIYTLFIASLCLLATVIFLIVALVVVVRRNRNRGSDQVPLNPY, encoded by the exons ATGATACTGGCGTGTGATGTCAACGCACTTCAAAAACCAGAACAGTGCTGTTCTGAAGTTTGGACTGGACGGCGTGGCACAATGAAACTCTCCGTTGTTTTCCTGGCTCTTGCCTTGTTAGGTTTTGCCCACAGCGACCCTACAGCCGAAACACCATTAGGAGATATCCTTGGCATCTACGCCCCAGGTGAATTGGATGTAACATATTTTCGTGGTATACGGTATGGCCAGGCACCTGTTGGAGATCAACGATTCAAAGCCCCTTTGAGTGTCACTCCATGGGCTCCTGCGGTCTACGACGCTACGGAATTCGGACCATCTTGTCCGCAGAACATTTCAAGCTTTCCTGACTGGATGAAGATGGCACTTCCTAACGAAGACGTGGATGAAGATTGTTTATTCTTGAACGTCTACGTACCATCAAAGACAATACCACCACCAGAGAAGTACCCAGTTATGGTGTTTATCCACGGTGGTGGGTTTTCTTTCGGGCAAGGAATGCTCTACGAGAGCACAACCCTGTCTGGTTTATTCGACGTAGTAGTGGTAACGATCAACTATCGTCTCGGTGCTTTTGGGTTTATAAGTACAGGCGACGAGCATTCCCCGGGTAATTATGGACTTCACGATCAAATCCTGGCTCTGAATTGGGTCCAGGAAAATATTGCCGCGTTTGGAGGTGATACTGAGCTTGTGACAATATTTGGTGAATCCGCTGGAGGAATTAGTACTAGTATTCTGGCAAATTCACCAAAAGCTGGTGGTTTCCATCGTTTTATTTCGCAGAGTGGTGTCGCCCATCCAGGACTCATCATACCAACCGAAAGAGCCACGGAGTTTGCCTACAACATTGGTTACAACGCCGGCTGCAACACGACCGAGAATCCAGACTTGACCGACCATGCTTTATTGATGGACTGTCTTCGTGGACTTACATCTAATGAACTGTATGAAGCTACGGGTAACATGATCTTAGCGCCTGTTGAAGATGGCGATATAATCCCAAGTCTTGCAGAATTGATGGAATCTGGCAAAATGCAAGATTATGACTTCATGGCGGGTACACTCAGTTGGGAGGCAGCCATCGTAACTACTGCGGTTCCGGGGTTGGATGATGGTGAAATGGCTCGACCATTATTCAATGCTTTGGTCAGGGCTGAAGTACAAATTATGTACGATGAAAACCACGACCAAATTGGCGATGCTGCCATCTACCAATACACGGACTGGTACAACGAAGACGATAACGCTATCCGATTGAGCAACTATCGACATTTCTTCAATGATATGACCTTTCTGGCACCAACGGTACACCTTCTACGAGAGCACGCTCAGCGGGGAATTTTACCTCCACAACCTACGAGTTTGACGTATCATTACTACTTTGACTATTGTCCAAGTTTTTACCAGGGACCAGACTACGTGGATGGAGCAGAACATGCCATTGAACTCGTCTTTGTCTTTGGTCACCTACTTACTGGACATTTCGCACCATTCGTCAACATGACGTTCCCTCAAAATGAACTGGATTTGGCTTTCAACATGGCGACGTACTGGACAAACTTTGCCAAAACAGG cGATCCAAACAAACCAAATACACCTCCTCTCGAATGGCCAGCTTTTGACAACGATGACCAGAAATTCATCGAGTTCACCGTCGACATGACCACAGAACACATTAGTGGTGAAAACTTCAGAGCTGACGACGTAGCGTTTTGGCTTGAGTACGCAACGGGTTTGCATACTGACATATGCCCTGCCGAGGAAATTAATGAAGTACCCGATCGTCCATCAATGACATTTGCAAATCTGAGCGATGAGGAGGCTACGACGGCCATTTACACCCTCTTTATTGCTTCACTGTGTTTGCTGGCCACTGTTATCTTCCTCATTGTTGCCTTGGTGGTGGTTGTCAGGAGAAACCGCAACCGTGGCAGCGACCAGGTTCCACTGAATCCCTATTAG